The sequence CCGTCAAATCCTAAGAGAATGTGAGAACTACAGTTGACCTTTTACGGATCGAGTGAATATATTATACTGAAAGCTGCCAAGATTGTAGCCTACACCTAGTGGCACAAAGAACATCAGCTCTTGAGTGTCAACATACTGCATTTCATCGTATCCATGCGGGCGAAAGCACCACATTCATGACACGAGCTATACATATCACCCGTAAGCATGGAGCAATTCAGTCCGAGTTAGACAGTGCTCATGCTCCATAGGAGGTTTGTGGTGTTGCACACAATATATTAGCAGCCGGCCTCCGGCAGAAGTACAACAGAGTGACCATTTCGGAGAAGGGTTTCGTCAGCCAAGTCCCCCCAGGTGTATGGGCTTGGAAGACTGTAGTTCGCCTTTAATTCATAGATAATGGTACATGTATCAGCCAGCTTCAAAGCTGATAGGGCGAAAGGAGAGACATGTATGGTTGCGAATGCGCTCTGTTTGATTAACAGCAGGTGAGAAGATAAGCCATAATGGTACATCTACCCCCCGGTTCCTTTATCCGCCAGTTTACTTACTTAAGAAGCAATCTTTCCGCAGGGTCAGTTTCATTTGTTTGTTTTCCAAGCCTTTCTAGGTCGCGGACTTTCACGTCAAATTGCGACAGAATTACTTCCATGATATACCTTACCTAACACCTCTGTTCCCACTCGGTCTATAACAGTTCACATGGTTAGCTCCAAAAAGGGCAGCGTCCTTTCGAAGAAACGGGCCCCCAACGATGCTACTTCCCCAATCAGCGATAATTTAACGCGAGATGGGCGCAAAAGACGGAAAAAACAAAAGCTCAACAGTCTTGGGGCCACAGCTGACAGCAAGGTTTCGAGTGTCCTGGATCAATACAAGAAGTCGCTCGGCCCAGTGACCGGTTCTGGAGATCCTTGTAAGTTACTATAGTCTCACTTTTTACTGAGCCGTCTTGCATCTATAGGTACAAGTTTCTTTGTATTGCCACTAATAGTTGAACTTCGCAGCGACCAAAAACATAATCCGTCAAGGAGATAGTCAAGAACAGGCTTCCTTACGCCTAGAAAAGATGCAAGGTGCTGTGCGAACTCTGTTAGAGTGCATCGGCGAAGATCCCGGCCGTGACGGCCTTCTGAATACACCTTCGCGTTATGCCAAGGCATTGCTGTTCTTCACCAAAGGTTACCATGCCAATGTGGAAGATGTTGTGAATAACGCGCTATTCCATGAACGCCATAAGGAGATGGTCATTGTGAGAGATATCGACATATGTAGCCTTGGTGAACACCATCTTGTGCCATTTACAGGAAAGGAAAGCTCTCCTTTCCCTTAACATGCCCTATACACTGGACTCTAGGATATGCCGGCtaattctttcttctagatGCACATCGGTTACATCCCCTCCAAAACCGTTATTGGCCTCTCAAAGCTTCCTCGAGTTGCCGAGGTATTCTCTCGTCGCCTACAGATACAGGAGCGCCTGACGAAGGAGGTCGCTCATGCCATTATGGCCATCCTCAAGCCTCAAGGTGTTGCCGTCATCATGGAGTCTAGCCACTTGTGCATGGTGATGCGTGGCGTTGAGAAGACCAGCGCCACAACTCTGACAAGCTGCATGCTGGGATGTTTCgagcagaagaggaagacacGAAATGAGTTCATGCATTATGTCGGAGTGGACAGATAAGATGAAAGATTTGGGACTACGGATTTATCACGACGGGATAGGATGCTAGGGTTGATATGCCAGTTGCAAAACCACAAAGAAAGAGATTTTTAGATACTCTACTGTACTAACTACTACTGGTAATGGTGGAAGGAGTGCTCGCTATTGCTGGTCTACAGGCGTTAGTAGGCTGGAAGCCCAATATTTAGAGTTTAAAAATCAAGATAGAATTATCTTTACTTTGATAAGAAAAACCcggttatatataatatgtTCTTAATGAGCTCCCTTGCACAATGCCAGAAACAAGAAGTAGGAGTACGAATAGGTTTTAATTCAGTATATTTCTTGCGATAAAGCAGAAGTTGCATAAGAATGGCAGGCATTAAAGCAGGGACTTAGGGAAATGTGTAGCTTATTTTGCAAAGGCTATAGTTAACTTCAATATCTTAGGTAATTAAAATTTACAAAACTTTTTCTAATATATAGTAGAACTATTTATAGCACTTCACTTATAACTTctacttttatattaataaattatcaTTAATTATCTATAATTGAAGCAAGAAACCCTGGCTTctataagaagaaaaagtaGCAAAGGGAGCAGGGTATGTATAGAGACGAGAAGAAAATAGATGTAGCACTGAGAGCAGGGAGCAGGGAGAAGACCTGGACGAAGAGGCACCTACTGAGGTTGTCTTTATCTTTCGTATCAAGTCAATCACGCAAAAGCTTGGATAGAAACAATCCAACATCCCTTCGCACCAAGTCTAATTCAGTGCTGTACATGGGCTATTGACTCCTGAGAGTAGTGCaagatattactttaatagtgcttttttattttttttgcCTTGGTTCAATGTTTGAAGAATGAAACCCAACCTACATCTACCCTGGTTGTTCGATGTAAATTTCCTTATCATTGGTACAGGAGGCCTACCATCTTGGGAAATGTAAAAACTGCATGCAGAACGCATAAGCGACATAAGAAAAATGAGGGGAAGACATGTTGGCTCGCTTTCAAAGGCGTTCATATCGATGGCAAGTGGCCGAATTTGCATTTCTTCTAGGTATGACTCAAAAGACCCACTATGTGTTGGTTGAGCCTTATGTGACAATGAGACATGCTGAAATTGCAAGAACTGACTGTAATCAATAGCCGCCTTGTGGTGTAGTCCTACGAAAATGAGGCCAGCCGCAGGTGGAGCCTGAACCGCCAACCGCAGTTGTGATAGGTAGAGCGTCGAATCATGTTGGTCATGCTGCATTGCAATTGCCATTGCAAAGAATTAATCATCACATAAAAGGTTCCACGTCATTCGAGCTATGCTTTAAGTGATGGAACGGTGTGGCATGCCTCCAAAAGTTCAAGTACTATTTATAGACTAACCTGACTGCGTGACACACACTGAGCCTCTTGACTCGTGAAATGCTTACAGCTTGATTTTTGGATTGTCGCAAGTGCCACCTTTTACCTACGACATTGTAAGACGCTCAAATATGACCGAATTTCACGAAAGTATTGACCCTGATGGAGATACCTTGATTACGATCTCCTATTTGCCTGTGCTTACCCATAGCGTGGATGAGCCAGTGGCTGCCGAAGAGCCAGACCATAAAGATGGACATTCCACCTTCTCCAGCACCGATGGGACTACCCACTGTCATGAAGGTCTGAGAGAACACCGTCTGGAGAGTTTTTTCATATTCATATAGGGACTGACTTATTTTCCTACTAATCTAGGAGACGAATCGGTATCCGAACTCAGGTTGAAAGTGTCCAAGAAACACCTTACAGTGGCATCTCGCCGTGCCAAAGCGATGTTCCAAAGAGGCTATCGTGAGACTCAGAAATCGGAAGTTGATGGCCTTTACCACTGGAAAATTGGGCCCTTATTTGATCCTGAAGCTCTTAGGATGGTCATGAAGGTGATCCACgcgcaagctcaagatttgCCAGACGACGTCACGCTTCACAGGATAGTCTCAATAGCTGAAGTTGTGGACGACCTTCAATACCATGACGCTCTATCATTCTTTGTCAAGGCATGGATTCATCGGTTATCTGAATCAGTTCCGAGTCGAATGTGTGACGAGCTGGTACAATGGATTTTCATTGCATCGGTGTTCGGCCTGGATGAGAAGTTCAAGCAAGCGACGAGAGTGGCAATTATGCACAGTAAGGGgcctatagatatattaggACTGCCTATGCGTCCAGATATTGTCGGtatgttcatcatcatctcgcaAGTACGATACTTACCGGAGCAGATAAAATTGAGCAAAAGAGACAAGATCTTGTCGAAGATCTCATCGCACAGTTGAACGATCTGTTAGACAACTTATGCTCGGGCCGGTATTGTCGTGTCCTTGCATGCAGGCTCATGATGATTGGAGCATTGACTCAGcaaatgaagaagacgaatTTGCACTCACCTCGTCCAGAAAGGCCTTTCCACAACCAGAGTCTGTCCTCAGCACTTGGGACGGTGCGACACTTTGACTCGCCTTCTCTCTATCTCCCATCAGAGGATAATTATCTTTGTCCATCTGATCAACTTAATTCTTCCTTTAAGGAGTCTAAAGAGGATGTTTGGGCGTTGCAGAAAGACATCTTTTTATCATCACGCCGGAAAAAGAAGGACAGGAGCCTGTTTGAgtcagaagatgacgaaCAACCAAACAAAAGTCCCAAAGAACTTACGTTTCACTGCTGTCGTTTACAGGCTCACCTAGAGCCtgtaattaatctcttagAAGCTAAAGTGTTTACCCTAGATATAGATGGCTTCTGAGTAGGCTTAGGATATGGATTTAAGATAGTTACTTGCTTTAAATTAAGGCTAAAACTGgtaaaaaagatagataaatataataatttatagtaattaaagccttataataatttttaatataaaggaTAAATATACATAATGTCCAgtataaattattttaaaagagAGTAATTATTAcactttattaaataattattttaaatcaCTATATAAGATACcctataaataattagtaaACTATATTCATACTTAATTACTACTAGAActattaaattactttataatttaagaaATACCTAACTTTATAAACTATCTAGGATATACAATAAGACAGCCTGTTATATTAATTCTCCAGTACACATCTATAGGAGCCAGTTTGGtgtttatataaaagatctagttttataaagcttatatctctAATTTCTTCAGTAGTGAaatattttctatatctcTTTAGTAGATTTCTTCCAAATTTTATCTCTAATTGTCTTTTATATAGCAGATTGACTTAAGGTCAATAACTCAGAAGAAATGAAACGGCTTATGCTAAATCAGTTACAGCTTCAGCTGAGGTTTTAATGCGCTGATAGCTAAGCTGAAAACAAGAAATATCCCAAGCGACGAAAACTCTTTTTGTACTAAGGCCTTAGCTTCTAACCAAACCGATCAGTGAGGCCGACACCTGAGCGGATGCGCATTAAACAGAAGGACTCAGGTCGAGTATATTGTTAGGATTTGCCAATCCACTAGTCCACCAGTCTGAAGCAATACTTCCAGATGTTGTAAGCGATGGACCTGCTGTTGAATCCAGATTCTTCCGACGACGAATCCCTAACCTTGTTTCAAGATCGCGAGCAGTAGTATCCTCCAGATGTCTGCTGAGCTCCCAAAGCAACGTTTTGTTGCGTTTGCGCACATCAGATATGAAGCACGGAGCAGGCATCCACGATGGATACAGCTTTTGGTGACTTGCTGAGGCGCTCATTTGCAGCGGATGGCGGGACATAAATCGATGACACAAGAAACAAGTCTTCTTACTCGTTCCCATGAAAGCAAGTCGTGGCGTTAGTTCAGGATGGTGGTCATAAAAACTGAGTATCTGCATCTCTGCATGAACTGTTAATGTCAAACGGCAAGCCTGACGGAACCGTAGCTCAGGGTCCCCTGTGAGCCAGATTTGGCCTAATTGGGACATGAGCTTATCATGGTCTACATTAGTGAGCTTCTGAATGACTGTCTTCAATGCTGCCAAATCGTTCCCCAGGGTAAATCGTTCTTGATCTGGGGCATCAATCACTTCGATGTGAATTGACGTGAAAAGGAACGGCTGTTTGATCGCTAATTTGATCATCGCTTTTGCTGCTGCAAAATATCGACCAAGCTTGTATATCTGAAAGACCCAGTCTGGTaattcttcttcaccttggcaAAATAATGCCTCAAGATGCTCAGAGTAGACCCATTTCGCCCGTGATGCCCACTTGATGTGAGGAACCAACACAGCAGATTCAGCGTTGGGTTCAAGAGACATCAGAACCGGAAGACGTTCCATCCAGGTCGCGAAGCCGGCCTTTTCGGGGTCGTCGGAGAGGACAGCATCTTTTCTCAGGTTGTCGACCACTCCCTTAGTGCACCGTTGAGTTTTTGGATCTGGGAGTCTTTGCAAGATACTTTCAATTCTCAAACGTGTAAGATCAACAATCTTGAGTAGGAGCTGATGTTCTTTTTGCTGAATCGGCAGTCCTGTGCCATTGCTAGTTAACAATCATGTAGATGTTTTTATGGCGAGCTTCGTTTCATacctgttgaagaagcagcagcaaggtCATCCAATACATCATTTAGACGTTGAAGTAGTTGTTGAGGCACACCAAGGTTGCGAGCAAGTCGCAAGACAGTTCCTGTAGGATGCCCTTGTTCCATACACACAGCTGAAGCTGTCTCGCCGCTTTTAGCAGAAGTTGAGCTGATTAGAGCAAATGAGTCCAGGAATTTCTTTTGAAGACTTTCTATCTTTCGTGCATTTTCATGGGGGTGCATATCGAGGCTATGTACTGTCGGTTCACCTCGGACCGGATCAATCAGAGACAGCAGGGTTGCTACTTTCACAAAGCGCTTATGGGTCTCGCCGGTTATGGCACCGTTTTGTGACGTTATATTCATATCAATAGACAGTaaatcttggtcttgtagaACGATGAGCTTGCAAATGGGTACCCCATACGCTAGGTACAATAATCATGTTGGAG is a genomic window of Fusarium fujikuroi IMI 58289 draft genome, chromosome FFUJ_chr12 containing:
- a CDS encoding probable GTP cyclohydrolase I, which gives rise to MVSSKKGSVLSKKRAPNDATSPISDNLTRDGRKRRKKQKLNSLGATADSKVSSVLDQYKKSLGPVTGSGDPSTKNIIRQGDSQEQASLRLEKMQGAVRTLLECIGEDPGRDGLLNTPSRYAKALLFFTKGYHANVEDVVNNALFHERHKEMVIMHIGYIPSKTVIGLSKLPRVAEVFSRRLQIQERLTKEVAHAIMAILKPQGVAVIMESSHLCMVMRGVEKTSATTLTSCMLGCFEQKRKTRNEFMHYVGVDR